Part of the Sulfobacillus acidophilus DSM 10332 genome, TCCGCCCGCGCCACGGGTCATCGGCCTCGATGAATGGGCCCGGCGGAAAGGCCAACGGTACGCGACCATTGTGGTCGACCACGAACGGGGCACCATCCTCGACATTTTGCCGGATACGCGCGCCGAGACGGTGGCCGCGTGGTTACGAGCCCATCCGACGGTGGCGATCGTGACCCGAGACCGGGCGGTGGCTTTTGCTCACGCCATTGCCGAGGGGGTGCCCCAGGCGCAGCCAGTGGCGGACCGCTTCCATCTGTTCCGGAATTTGGCCGACGCCGTGGAACGGTTCTTCCCACGGCATCCCGAACCGCTACCGCCCTCCGAACCGCTGGCGGCGCCAGAGGCGCCGACGGACTTTTTAGCCCCTTAAGAAAGCATGACAAAAGCGATCTCTCTTGATACCGTAAAAACAGGTAAAGGAGAGGCTATGATTCCGATGAGTCAAACCTATGCACCCGAATTTAAACAGCAAGTGGTACGCGAAGTACGAGAAACCGGTAATGCGGCCCTGGTAGCCCGGCAACATCAGCTGAACCCCTCCATGGTGCGCCGCTGGGTCCGGGAAGCCTTAACCGCAGAATATCCGGATCCGCAAGCCTTGTCGTTAGCCGAAGAAAACGTGCGCCTAAAGCGGCTGTTAGCGGAGCGCGACCTTCAAATTGCGATGCTCCAGGATTTTCTCCGCAAAAAGGGGATGCGGTGGTGACAGAATTATGTGAACAGGTGCATGCATGGGCTGAGGCGTACCCCCAGGTGCCCCTGCAAGTCTGGTGTGCGACCGTGCATCTCCCGCGCGGGAGTTATTATGCCTGGCGCCGGCGGCAGCTCAACCCGTCCGAAGACCGACGGCGCGCGGCCGTCGGCCGCGCCCCTGTGGGCTATAGCACCACCCAAACCGGGCATGCGGTGTCCGACGACCAAATCATGGCGTGGATTCTGGCCATTTTGGAGCAGGAAAATCCCTGGTATGGCTATCGGAAAGTCACGGCGGTCTTACGCCAACAGTATGGGTTGATCATCAATCCGAAAAAGGTCTATCGGCTGATGAAGGCTTGGCACTTGCTCTGGCCCGATCGCCCCCCGAAATCGCGCTATCCGCGCAAATTGGCCCGGAATTGGGTCATCACGCGACCGAACCAGCTGTGGCAAACGGACATCACCTACGGATATATTGCGGGCGAAGACCGTTTTTTCTACGTCCAAGCGATTTTAGATGTCTGTGACCGGAGTATCGTGGCCTATCACATTGGGCTGACCTGCCGGGCGGCGGACGCCGCCCAGACGCTTCAACGAGCCGTCCAGGCCCGCCAGACCGAATGGGGTCCGGAACCGCCCGTGATTCGCACCGATAATGGCCCTCAATTTACGGCTCACGTGTTCGAAGCCCAGTGTCAAGCCTTCGGCTTGACCCACGAACGGATTCCCGTGGCGACGCCGAACGCCAACGCCTATATTGAGGCCTGGCATGCCCTGTTAGACCGCGAATGTCTGAGTCAGGAATTTGCGACCTATGCCGAAGCCTACGCGGCGGTCACCCGGTGGATTGCGTTTTATAACCAGCGCCGCCTGCACGGAGCCTTAGGGTATCGGTCTCCTGCCCAAATGCGGCACGCCGTGGCGAACGGCCAAGCACAGTGGACCCCGTTGTGTGCGTAATCGCCCCAAAATGGGAGCGAATGCCCTAGAGAGAACGCTCGTGTCAAAAAAACGGGGGCCAAACCGAGAGGCGCCGACGGAGACGCCGAACCCTTCCCGATCGCGAGCCCGCTGAGCTGCGATTCATGCGCGGTTGGCCCAGGGCGACAACTTCTCGGCGATCACCCGCGCGTTGAATCTCGACCGACACACCGTCCGCAAGTATGCCCGGATGCCAGCGCCGCCCGCTCCCGACGCCCCCCAACGTCGACGCCGACCCCAAGAGGACCGGTGGGCCGCGGTCTTCGAAGCCGCGTGGGCCGCAGGGCATCACACGCCGACAGCGCTAGACGCGGCGGCCCGCACCCCAGGCTATACGGGAAGCCGGTCGACCGTGTATCGCTGGCTCGTCGCCCGTCACGGGACGAGGCGGCGACATTCGCCGCCTCGACGCCCGGCACCCTGGCGGCCGCGGCGCTGGGCGATGGCCTGTCTCCGGCGGTGGACGACGTTGCCCCGGGCGACGACGGAGCGGCTCTCGATGCGCCTGCAAGATCCCGAGGTGCGCCGCGTCTGGACCCTGGTGCATCAGTTCCGGGTCATGGTCACGCATCACCGCGAGCGAGCGCTCGCGGCGTGGCTCTGCCGCGCGGAAACCAGCGGCATTCCGGAATTGGCCCGCTTTGCACGGGGCCTCTGCGCGGACGAGGCCGCGGTCCGGGCGGCCATTCGGGAGCCGTGGAACCAAGGACGTGTCAAGGGCAATTGAAATTCCCCAGAAAAGATAATTTGAAAATCCCCAAAAACGACACCTGAAAATCCCCCATAACGCCAGCTGAATTTCCCCAAAAACGGTATTTGAAATTCCCCATGATCGACAAGGAGAAAATCCCCAGCGGTCTTAGGTCGGCGTGACCGCCCAGGTTGGGCGGTCGCCTCATCGAACGGTTGGCAGGTTAGGGAGTAGCCGTATTCCCGGAAGTCAAGGGCGGCCGTGCGGCCGCCTCCCCGAATAAGCCGGCTTGACGCTTTTCCCGAAGTCGATAGGAGTCCCCGCGAATATTGAGAATCGTCGAGTGATGTACCAGACGGTCGAGAATCGCGGTGGCGAGCACGGGATCCCCGAATACCGCCCCCCATTCCGTGAAGCCCTTATTCGAGGTGAGTGCCAAGCTCCCGTGCTCATAACGGGCGGCCACCACGCGAAAGAAGAGGTTGGCTTCCAGCGTGTTGAGGGGCAGATAGCCGACTTCATCAATACACAGCAGGCGCGGGCGAGTGTACGTCGCCAGCCGCGCGGCAAACCGATTCTCGTCCCAGGCCTTGCGCAAGTCTGCGACGAGATCTTGAATCGTGACACAGTACACGGGAATCCGCGCGTAAATGGCCTGCATGGCCATCGCGACCAAAATGTGCGTTTTGCCTACTCCCGGGGGACCGAGGACAATAAGATTGTCCGCCGCATCCACCCATTGTAAGGTCGCCAATTGGCGGACTTGCCGCTCATCCAGCGTGGGTTGCAACGCGAAGTCGAAGTGCTCCAGCGTCTTGTGAAACGGGAGCCGCGCCATCTGCGTATGCGACCGCACATACCGCGTCTGACGAGTGGCCACCTCCGCGTCCAACAAATCGGCCAGATATGCCGTATAGGTCCACTGCGCGGCGGCGGCTTGCTCGGCCCGGGTTGCCGCCAAGCGCCCCACTTCGGGCAACTTCAACCGCTCACAGAGCGCGGCAATGGGATCGAGGGGATCGCGCGTCGGGGTCATACGGGCACCACTCGCTCATAGACGCTTAAATCCCGGGTGTCCGGGACCGTCTCCGCCGGGACCGTGAGGGTCCGCCGGCGGGCGACGGGTTGTTGGGGCACCCGTTCGGGCGGCGCGCTTGCATGCCCCATCGCCGCTCCCACCACTTGGTGGGGTTCGGTGGGAAGCGGATAGCTGGCCAAAACGCGCTGATCCTGGCGAATTTCGATGCCATCCGGCGCGGTGCGCCGAACCTGGACCACGTGTCCGGCCGATTCCCACGGGACGGCAAACCGATGCCCTTCCCAATGCACAAAGGCATCGACGGTGACCTTGCGGTCCCACTGTTCCCCGAAGGCCCAGAGCCGCGTGGGATCGTAGGGGGCCGCACCGGCATAATCCGCCGCCCAGCGGTCGGCGGGCCGGGCAAAGGTGGTGCCGTGCATCCGCTGATCGCGGTCGGCGGCCCAGCGCACCACCAGGGCATTCAACCCCTCGAGGGTGATGGCCTCCGGAACCCGGGGCCAAAAGTTGTGGCGGACATACTGCACCGTCCGCTCCACCTTGCCCTTTGTGCGGGCGCGGTAGGGGCGAGCCGCCTTCGGGCGAAAGCCATGGAACGCGGCAAACGCCGCGAAGCGGGGATTCCACACGACCTCCCCGTCAAAGGGATGCGATACGACCATGGGCGTCATGTTATCCGACAAGATCGGGCCTGGCACACACCCGAAATAGGCGAATGCATGCTCTAAGCAGGCAAACAAGGTCTCTTGTCGCTGATCGTGGACAAACTCGACATACATGCGACGGGAATACCCCATCGTGTACACGAAAATATAGAGTTTCCGCGGCCCGTCGGGATAGACCAACGGGCCGAAATCCGCCCAGTCGCATTGGGCTTGTTCGCCGGGTGCGGTTTCAAATCGCGGGGTGGGAACCACGCCCCGCTGCGGACGCAGCGGCGCCACCTGTTGCTTGACTAAACTTAGGCTGCCGGTAAACCCTTGGGCCTGCAACTCTTCCCAGAGCACCTGGGCATTGTGACAGCCCTGGGCCCACCGCTCTGCGATATACTCGGTGTAGGGATCGCGTTTACTGGGACGAGTACGCCGGCCTGGGGCGTGCTCGTCTGTCTGATCCGCCACGATCTTGGCAATCGTCTTGCGATCCCGGCCTGTGGCTTTGCGAATGGCACTGATGCTTTCCTTTTGGTGATATCGCGCCATAATCCCTTGCGCCTCCTCAGGGGAGAGATAGTACGCCATCGATTCATCGCCTTCATCGTGAACGTCACCGCCACACGCCGACGGTGCCTTCGAACATTCCCCCTGGCGGACCACATATCCTGTCGATGTTGGGGAATTTCACTGGTCGTTTTTGGGGATTTTCAACAAGCGTTTTGAGGGATTTTCAACTGGCGTCTTTGGGGAAATTCAACTACCGTTTCTGGGGAAATTGAATTGTCCTTATTGAGGATTTTAAAACTGTCGTTGACAGACGCACGGAAGGGCTAAACTACCGGATTAAACGGCTGATGCGATTAATGTACGGTCGGGCCAGTTTTGCCTTACTTCGATCCCGTTTGTTACTCACCGCGGGGCAGTGAAGGGGTGGTGCCTGGAGCTCCTTGTCCCGAGGCCCCGGGACGCGGCGTCATGGGCGTTGGACGTCTTTCGGCGAAGGAGCTTCGACCGTGTCGAGAGGGTCGGAACATGTCGATTCGTTGCAGATCGGGCCCAAACCTCAGGGGGACCACTATGGGTTGTACCAAAATTGGACAAGAGCCATTTTCACTGACCAAATACACAAGGGTCGTGCGGCGATCCGGTTACGCCAAGATGCGACCTCCGGGCTGTACATGGGACGGTTGAGGAACACGAACCGACTGAAGGACCTCTGTGGGCTGAAATGTCGCCCCGGCCTACACCGCTTAACAGGCCGGATTCAGAGAGACCCCCATCTCTTGGCAGATGGAGGTCCCACGGGGCGGAATATCCGTATTGTTCGGCCTCGGGGCACTCCGGGAGAGCGTCGCTAGACGGAGTATCTGAATCGACTGGCAGAACGCCAGGATAAAGAGTGGGGTCGGCAACCTCGCCCATGCAATGCGTTTGTGCTCATGAACTGGGGAAGGCAGGTTGCGATGGCAAGGGAGTAGGTACCCCGATGCGCACCTGTTGACGGAGTCTCCGTAGTAGTCCGCGACCGGGAAAGCCGGTCACATGGCAAAGGGAGACAGTTTCAGTGGTTTCCTCCGCAAATGATCTGACCCAATGAGGTGAAGACCTTTGATAATCAGTGAAATGCAGAGCAAACTGGCCACGTGGTCCATGGAGGAGCCAAACCGTCGGTTTGATCGCCTTCTACGACTCATCACGAATCGCGACTGGCTTGAAGAAGCGGCTCGAAGGACCCTCACCTCCCCCGGCGCTCACACGCCGGGAGCCGATGGGATGACTAAACGCCGTTGGGAAGCGCAACAGGCCGAAGAACTCGAGCGGCTGCGCACGGAACTGCTCACCGACACCTATCGGCCCCACCCGGCGCGTCGCATCTACATTCCCAAACCCAACGGAAGCAACGCCCGCTCGGGATTCCTTGCCTGCGCGACCGAGTGGTTCAACGCGCCATGCTAATGGCCATGGACCCCATCTGGGAGAGTGACTTTCGCTGGATGTCCTACGGGTTTCGTCCGGGCCGCAGTCTGCATCACGCGGTCCGCGCCGTCAAACTGGCGCTCACGGATACCGTCCAAGGCACCGCGGGACGCTGGGTCATTGAAGGCGACCTCGCGAGTTACTTCGATACGGTGCATCATCGGCTCCGCATGAAGGCCGTGAAACGCCGGATGGCGGACCGCCGATTTCTCCGGGTGATCCGGATCCGCTATCCCCACATCGATTAAATCGTTGTGTGCCAATGCCATTTTCTCAATCAAAACTTCGAGTTCATGTGATTGACCAAAGTCCACCATTTCCATGACGTTTCGCCAATTTCATTCGAATAGCTCCCCAAAACTAGGTCAACAAACATTGTCCTGTTATCCGTCACGTTCTCTTTCCTTTCGATTGCCCTAGATACTTCTTGAATCCCACCATGGCATCACTGACGTACCCGGCTCGTTTGAACAAGGCATGGCCCCCATGTCTCTCCGCCCCGCTCACCAACATGATCATGGTGCAATGTCTCGTGCGGCAAACGGTTTCAATATGGTGCAACAAACGCATGCCGACTCCTTTCCGACGGTGGCGACTGTCCACGATCACGTTTTCTACGACAGCAAAGGGCTGGTTATTAAACATTGCATCCATGCAAATTCCGAGTTGCGCAGTTTCCAGTACCAAACCCGAGTCATCACAAACAAACAGAAAGTTGTCGTCGTCTTTGCGAAAACGTTCAATTTGAGTCGGCGTTACCAAAACGTTACGGGAAACCAATTCTTCATAGAGTGATTGCAATGCATTGCGATCACTAGCAAGAGCCTCACGGATTACCACCGTTCACCAGCCTCTTTCGTATGTGGCACAGCCCACAAGTCTTTTTTGAGACCACAAAGCAGTCCATCTACCATGACTAAACTTCTAAACCAGTATGTGTGAGGGGGTGCGGTTTCCGGAAACCTTATTTTCGTTTCTACCGTAGCCTCTTCTCCTGGTTTAATGAGCACGGTACAGTATTGATTGTCATAAGTAACACCAATGTCGTTTCCGGCGGCAACGGCAAATCCTATTGCTAACTCAAGCGGTGCATTCGATTGGTTGTCTATCTTTAGGCGTTGGGTTTCTTCCGTGCCGAGTCGGAGCACTGAGTTCCCTCTTAGGGACAGGTTTATTTCAGGTAGACCGATAGGTATGTCTTTGATCACCCCGCACACTGGGCATGTTACAAAATGACGCTCAAACCGTGGACTCACGCCATGTCGGTAACGAAGAACGTTGGTTGGCCGCGAACAACCGGGGCAGGGATCGCTTGCCCCGGTTGTTCCCACAAACTCATAGCCGTTAACCATGCATTGATCATCCCAAGAGAAGCCATTTGCATGAGTTCGTGCAATGATGGTCTCAACCATTTCCATAGAAAAAGCCGACAACATTTCGGTATATTTCCTGCTGGACTTGTGAACATGGGCCGACCAATCAATTCGATCCCTCACATTATTTTTGACTAATTCCCAAGCCAACGACTTGAGCTCTCTAATTGTATTTTGATTTTTTCGGGAAATGCCGAATTTAACCAAAGCAATCTCATCAAGATTTTCAGCAGCGGAAATGCGTGGCATGCTCCCATTGACCAACCGGATATACAGCTCTGGGGACAAAGAATCTTGGCCAAACACATCGAGATAGCTTTCATGGTCAGATTGTTGGGGTACCGCATACAATTGGCGATGTGGTTTACTACCCAGCACCAACCGTAGACGGCCCTCGTTAAGGTCTCGAGCCAAGCTGTTCGAAATGGCAAACCGAACTAGCCATGTTCCGGGTGGCAGTATCCACTTTTTAACATAACGGGTTAAACTATCATTGATCACCGGAACTGTTCTCTTGGTAAGCTTCCATGATGGGTCCCCCAACAAGAAAAACGACCATTCATGGCCGCGCCTAGTGCGGCTGTATGTAGTCCGGATCACCCGTGCTGCTTCTCCGAGAGCGACTCCCTGCAGAAGCAAAGCCGTGTAATAAAAATGAAGATACTCCGGTTCAGAAACAATGGTCGACGTGCCAAGAACCGAAGCAGCAATGCCATCAAGGAAGCCAAATGCTAAATTGTAGGGCCTTTCGTAGAGCCCGTTATCCACACGAGCGCTATAACAAGAATAAGCAAAGACATGACGAGCATTAATAGACCATGCAGGAATTAGTTCGAGATCGGGTTTGAAACACACGCCATTGTAGCTGCAGGCGGGCACCGCGGGAAAATCAGCTCGCCCAAAGCTCCCAAATCGAAAAGTACGAGCGGTGTTAACGCGTCCGCAAATTGCACCGTTAGTGAGCCAAAAAATATCATCCCGACCGTGGCCAACCAGAGTCAAAAGATCAGTATCAATACCTTCCGATATTGTCTTAGGGGTTGACATCTCGTAAGGAATAACTTGCACGTTGTCCTGATCAAGTTTTTCGGTTGCATGTTCAGTTCTTACGATGTGCGTTACCCTGGAACTGGGTTGCCGACGATATACATTAATTTTGTTAATTAGGTTCACCAAACTTATAAGGTCATGCGACGCAATGAAACCCACGTCTAGGCGGTTGTCCGATTGTAGGCGCTCGATAACATTAAAAGACTCCCAGTCCAGTTGGGCAGTGCCCAGAATCACGCTTACGACGTGGGCTCCCGAACTTTCGATTATGCCCTTAACGGTTTTTGAATTCTCGGAGGCGATGTACAGTGGAGCTCGTACCACTTTAGCGTAATGGAGTCCAGGCCATTCTTGGCCTGAAAGTGCGACAACTATGTGACCTGCACGGCCTGTCACAGCCCCATTGTGCCTATGAATTGCTGAGGCAATGGGCGTATTGGGAGCATGGTCAGAATTGAATAATTGTAAGTCGTAAGATATACCAACCTTTCTCAGCACCTGAGAAAACCATGTGGCCGCCGCCGTCCCAATCACTGGGCAGATACGAGAGCCTTCATCCAAATTATCGACAAGCACCCGGTAGCCCATTTCATCCACGCAATTCATGATTGTCACAGTACCGGTCACTATCCCACACCTCTCCAAGATGACTTTGGCGCAAACTTCCTATGACTGTCGCAACTGTCAGGATCATAAAAGCGAAGCAGCCGTCGAGCACTGTTGAAACCCCAAACTTGCTTACCAACAACCCGCCAATAATCGGCGTGACTGGCCCAAGAATGCGGGCGCCAGCCCGAAAAACCGCTGACACGCGCCCAATGGCACTAACGGGTACAATTTCCTGACGCAAATTGGTAACGTTCACATTGAATAACGATGTCGCAAAGCTCATATACCATGCCGACAACTGCGCCGTTAGCATATTGAAAGCAAACATCCAACCGGCCGGGATCAACAGTAACAGTCCTGAAGTGATTGACAAACGGGAGTTGCGAGAAGCCCTTTGGACTAACTGCGGAAAAGCGATTCCGGACAAAATTCCAGCTGTGTTCGATACAGTTAACAGTGTGCCAACATTGACGGCGGCCAAATGAAGACGATGCCGCATTATATACAATACTTGAGGTTCAAGGGCCCCCAAAGGGATGTTCAACATCAACGTTAGTACCATGACCAATCGAATGGCCCGATTACCCATAATGAAACGAATCCCGATCCGGTCTACCTGTGGTGCATCGGCGATTTGGGTATTGACAGAAGGTGCCGGTAATCGCAATGACAGGTCCAATATGATAGCGCACATGTAAGTGAAGGCCGCGATTACAAAAACGCCACGGATCCCTAGCTTTGAAATGCCAAATCCGGCAAACAAAGGCGCACCAACCCAAATGGCGTTTTTGATGCTAGTCCACGTGCCATTGGCTACTGCAATTTGCCCTGGTGGCACTATCATACGGATGCTCGACTGCATCACGGGCCAATAAAATATTTCAACCATGCCCAGAATAAAGGAGAAACAATACAAGTACAGTGGCGTCATCCGGCTAACGCCATGGGCGATCCCGATCGATGTGATGACTAGAGCCAAAACGTCCGTTGCCACTAGCACGGCTTTCTTAAAGGTTCCATCCGCCAGCATACCCGCAAATGGCCCGAGAATCTCTCCCAAATACCCGACTGCCACGGTAATCCCCAATGCCAGTGCGGAATGTGTTTTGTTATATATTACCCACGGCACAACGAATAAGAGCAACTGGTTGCCGATTTCGGACACAACCCTCGTCGCCAACAATAATACAAACGGTATATTGTTCCGCAGCAACTGAGTCATCGTTAAAGTCTAACCCTCGTTTTCACCCTTCTTAACGATCATACTTGACACCTTTAAATCGATTTCCTTGGAATTCACGTACCTGCTCGGGATGTCGCCGTTTGAAAAATCGGGGGAGAACATAGTGTTTTTTAGTAATTGCCCATTATCCCAGTACTTATGGACCAAATTGTGAAACGTCGAATCGGTCGCCGGAAATCCCTCCACAAATTGTTTGACTTCCTCCCAACTAATCTCGGGATGGTCGACAAAATGCCTTGCTATGTCACCCACGGTAGGGAGCTTATAACGGAATATGTGGCCAGTGCGCTCAATCGTATCAAAGGCCGGTATCTGAACAGATGCAAAAGGAATGCCACGCGCGGCACTATAACGACTTAAATGGCCTATGAGGCGATAGACGTAACCGTCTTCAGGAGCTTGTAAGTCATACGTGCTTTCGTCGTTCGCATAGACAGTCCTCAGCAGGGTCCCGCGTCCACGGTCGTACGAATCGACGACACGAATGACATCCTCTTTATAGAACTCACGCATGCCGAGCAAGCAGGCATAAATACATTGGGCCCCGGTGTCAGCCATGCGCGATAGGAGGGCGGTGAGTTCGTCGAGCTCATCTAGATAGGGAATAATCGGCGAAAAGTGTATTGATAAAGGCACTCCAGCTTGCGCAATATCCTCTGCAATTGTCAGCCTCTCGCTAATCGTCGGCGAATGGGGTTCCATAGCTGGATGGTATTGTGCAGACGGGATAGAAATGGAGATCTCGACGAGCCCGCTCTTTGCCATTTCTTGTAAAATGTCTATATCCCGAAGGGCGAGATCTGACCTCGTCACAATGAATGTTGGAACCCGGTATTTAGCGAACAACTGCAAGACTTTACGCGTAAGTAACCGCTTCCGTTCGAGTGGCTGGTAGACATCCGCAGTCGGTCCCAGATAAACGATTCCAACTTCTTGCGAGGAGTGTGCCATCATAGACAACTCCTGCTCTAGATCCTCGAGAATCTCCTGCCGTGCACGTACTTTCCCGAGACCGTAGTCCGGTGTGCGATACAAGCAATATGTACAATTGAAGTAACAGTTGTCGTAGAGGTCTAAAAAGTACTTCCAATGATGAGAGCGCATATTTTCAATAGTGCTGTGATAGCGTCCTAAAATCATTCCCGTCACTCCTTTATCTACCAGACCTCGTGCGTCTTTCCCTCGAATACTATCTGAGCCGACCCAATCAAGGAGAATCTTCCTTCGTTATCCTCACATGCTTGCAGAGTACCGCCACGGAACTGTAGGTTAATTGGTGTACTCGGCTGGTTTCGACCCAAGCTATTCCAAACCTTAGCTACCGCTATGGCTCCAGTCCCGCAGGCAAAGGACTCGCCCGTACCACCTCGCTCCCACGACCGAATGGATAGACAGCCTTCATCGTTAGATTCAACAAACATAACGTTTGTAGTTTGAGGGAGAAAGTCCGGATGATGCTCGATCATTGGTCCAACTTGTGCAACCGGATACTCCTGCAAACCTCTT contains:
- a CDS encoding Radical SAM domain protein (PFAM: Radical SAM superfamily~COGs: COG1533 DNA repair photolyase~InterPro IPR007197:IPR006638~KEGG: pbr:PB2503_02087 hypothetical protein~PFAM: Radical SAM~SMART: Elongator protein 3/MiaB/NifB~SPTR: Putative uncharacterized protein), encoding MILGRYHSTIENMRSHHWKYFLDLYDNCYFNCTYCLYRTPDYGLGKVRARQEILEDLEQELSMMAHSSQEVGIVYLGPTADVYQPLERKRLLTRKVLQLFAKYRVPTFIVTRSDLALRDIDILQEMAKSGLVEISISIPSAQYHPAMEPHSPTISERLTIAEDIAQAGVPLSIHFSPIIPYLDELDELTALLSRMADTGAQCIYACLLGMREFYKEDVIRVVDSYDRGRGTLLRTVYANDESTYDLQAPEDGYVYRLIGHLSRYSAARGIPFASVQIPAFDTIERTGHIFRYKLPTVGDIARHFVDHPEISWEEVKQFVEGFPATDSTFHNLVHKYWDNGQLLKNTMFSPDFSNGDIPSRYVNSKEIDLKVSSMIVKKGENEG